One window from the genome of Marinobacter sp. LV10R510-11A encodes:
- a CDS encoding tRNA-(ms[2]io[6]A)-hydroxylase: MTQALQEIHDFLPCATPQQWIDNALANQDLMLIDHAHCEKKAASTALSLMYRYVENTDLLNKMSRLAREELRHFEQVLAIINKRGVTYCHLTPARYAAGLRKDVRTEDPGRLVDVMVVGAIIEARSCERFAALVPFLDDELADFYSSLLKSEARHYRDYLALAEKANGGPVDERVAEFLAIEKQLILEPDKEFRFHSGPIA, translated from the coding sequence ATGACCCAGGCCCTGCAAGAGATCCACGATTTTCTGCCCTGTGCTACGCCGCAGCAGTGGATTGATAACGCACTGGCCAATCAAGATCTGATGCTTATTGATCATGCCCATTGCGAGAAAAAGGCAGCGTCGACGGCGCTCAGCCTGATGTACCGCTATGTAGAGAATACCGATCTGCTTAACAAAATGTCTCGCTTGGCCCGGGAGGAGTTGCGGCACTTTGAGCAGGTTCTGGCCATCATTAACAAGCGCGGCGTGACCTACTGCCACCTGACACCCGCGCGCTACGCGGCAGGGCTGCGCAAAGACGTACGCACGGAAGACCCGGGCCGCTTGGTGGATGTAATGGTGGTGGGTGCCATCATCGAAGCCCGTTCATGCGAACGGTTCGCCGCGCTGGTTCCGTTTCTGGATGATGAATTGGCAGATTTCTACAGCAGCCTACTTAAATCTGAAGCGCGCCATTATCGGGATTACTTGGCGCTGGCCGAGAAGGCCAACGGCGGGCCCGTGGACGAGAGAGTTGCGGAGTTTCTGGCGATTGAAAAACAGCTTATTCTGGAGCCGGATAAAGAGTTCAGGTTCCACAGTGGGCCAATTGCCTGA
- a CDS encoding LysR substrate-binding domain-containing protein, with protein sequence MKYSFRQLEVFLAAAHFQNITRAAESLAMSQSAASSALKELENQFDIQLFDRVGKRLQLNELGRLYRPKVEAVLAQATELEQAFSKHTEVGALKVGATLTIGNYLAVGVMAQYMNTPTQPRVSLEVANTSTIARRVKDFELDIGLIEGELQSSELDVLPWRGDQLVVFCSPTHPLAAKKELSDADLRDATWVMREQGSGTRQSFERGMHGLLPSLNVLLELEHTEAIKRAVEADLGIGCLSEVVLEDAFKRGSLVPLKTPENRNFKRQFYFILHKQKYRSAGIDAWIGLCRALT encoded by the coding sequence ATGAAGTACAGTTTCAGGCAACTCGAAGTTTTTTTAGCCGCCGCGCACTTCCAGAACATTACCCGTGCTGCAGAATCGCTTGCCATGTCTCAATCTGCCGCAAGCAGCGCACTTAAGGAACTGGAAAACCAATTCGATATCCAGTTATTCGATCGTGTTGGCAAACGCCTGCAACTGAATGAGCTTGGGCGGCTCTATCGCCCCAAGGTGGAAGCCGTGCTCGCACAAGCAACAGAGCTGGAACAAGCCTTTAGCAAACATACCGAAGTAGGTGCCTTAAAAGTTGGAGCCACCTTAACTATAGGTAACTATCTAGCTGTTGGCGTAATGGCCCAATACATGAATACCCCTACCCAGCCCAGAGTGTCACTAGAAGTGGCCAATACCAGCACCATCGCACGCAGGGTCAAAGATTTCGAACTCGATATCGGCCTTATTGAAGGTGAACTGCAGTCTTCGGAGCTGGACGTTTTGCCTTGGCGCGGCGACCAACTGGTGGTCTTCTGCTCACCCACACATCCGCTGGCAGCAAAGAAAGAGCTCTCGGATGCAGATCTCCGAGACGCCACCTGGGTCATGAGAGAGCAAGGTTCCGGAACTCGGCAAAGCTTCGAGCGCGGCATGCACGGCCTGCTCCCAAGCCTGAACGTACTGCTGGAACTGGAGCACACCGAAGCCATCAAGCGAGCCGTGGAAGCTGATTTGGGCATAGGCTGCTTGTCAGAAGTCGTTCTTGAGGATGCCTTCAAACGCGGCAGCCTGGTGCCACTGAAAACCCCGGAAAACCGGAATTTCAAACGGCAGTTCTACTTCATTCTGCACAAACAGAAGTACCGGAGCGCGGGTATCGACGCCTGGATTGGCCTGTGCCGCGCGCTAACCTAA
- a CDS encoding ferredoxin--NADP reductase yields MSNLIKETVTSVHHWNDTLFSFKTSRDPGFRFKNGHFVMIGLETEGKPLMRAYSIASANYEDELEFFSIKVQNGPLTSRLQKIQVGDEILVSRKPTGTLILDNLLPGKNLWLISTGTGLAPFMSIIKDPEVYDAFEKVIVTHGVRYASELAYQHEIEALPENEFFGEMVEGKLEYYPTVTREPFRNEGRLTQAMQSGKITGDFGLPDLNPEDDRFMICGSPSMLKDTCSILDSMGFKEARGGDMGHYVVERAFVEK; encoded by the coding sequence ATGAGCAACCTGATAAAAGAAACCGTAACCAGCGTTCACCACTGGAACGATACCCTGTTCAGCTTCAAAACCAGCCGCGACCCAGGGTTTCGGTTCAAGAACGGCCATTTCGTGATGATTGGCCTGGAAACTGAAGGCAAGCCTCTAATGCGCGCCTACAGTATTGCCAGTGCGAATTACGAAGATGAGTTGGAGTTTTTTTCTATCAAGGTGCAGAACGGCCCGTTGACCTCACGCCTTCAAAAGATTCAGGTGGGGGATGAGATTCTGGTGAGCCGCAAGCCCACCGGAACTCTGATTCTGGACAACCTTCTGCCAGGCAAGAACCTGTGGTTGATCAGCACCGGTACCGGTCTGGCGCCGTTTATGAGCATTATCAAGGATCCAGAAGTATACGATGCCTTTGAGAAAGTTATTGTAACTCACGGCGTAAGATATGCCTCAGAGCTTGCTTACCAGCACGAGATTGAAGCACTACCTGAAAACGAGTTCTTTGGTGAGATGGTTGAAGGTAAGCTTGAATACTATCCCACGGTAACCCGTGAGCCTTTCCGCAATGAGGGCCGGCTTACCCAAGCCATGCAGAGCGGCAAGATAACCGGTGATTTTGGCTTGCCCGACTTAAACCCTGAGGATGATCGATTCATGATCTGTGGCAGCCCGAGCATGCTCAAGGACACCTGTTCCATCCTTGACAGCATGGGCTTCAAAGAAGCTCGGGGTGGTGACATGGGGCATTATGTGGTCGAGCGGGCCTTCGTGGAGAAGTAA